The Gemmatimonas phototrophica region GCCGAAGCCGTGGCCATCATGACGGGCGGCACGGCCTGATTGCCAGCAGCGCGGCGGGCTCACATGTTCAGGGAGCTGTTCCCTCCCGTTCACTCCCGCCCAATGCCCGCCATGCGCCGACTGCTTCTTTTCGCCGCGTTCACGACAGCCCCTTCACTTCTGGTGGCGCAGTCATCGCCCACCATGCCTGCGGTCAACGACCGACCCAACCCCTACCGCACCGTTGAGGGGTGGGCCAAGCTGCCGGAGGGGCGCACCTGGGGCTCCACCAGTGCGGTGGCGATTGACAAGGATGGCAAAAGCATCTGGGTAGCCGAACGGTGCGGGGTGAACAACTGCGCCAACTCCACGCTCCCTTCGGTTCTCAAGTTCGACCAGAATGGCAAACTGACCGCGTCCTTTGGCAGCGGCATGATTCTGTCGCCGCACGGCATTCACGTGGACAAGGACGGCAACGTGTGGGTTGTCGATTGTGCATGCACGCTGGGCGCCGCGCAGGTGCCGGCCGGCAAGGGGCACCAGATCCACAAGTTCAGCCCCACGGGTGCGCTGCTGATGTCACTCGGTGCTCCCGGTGGCGGACGAGACACGTCGTTCTTCTGGCAACCCAACGCGGTGATCACCGCCAGCAATGGTGACATCTACGTGGCGGAAGGTCACTCGTCGCGAGCCGGCGCCAACGCGCGGGTGCTGGCGTTCGATAAGAACGGCAAACTTCGCAAGAGCTGGGGCAGCTTTGGCAAAGGCGAGGGACAGCTCGATCAACCGCACACGCTGGCCATCGACTCCAAAGGGCGGCTCTTCATTGGGGACCGTGGCAACGACCGCATCCTGATTGTTGATAAGGATTTCAAGATCCTCGACACCTGGTATCAGTTCAGCCGTCCCAGTGGCATGTGGATTGACAAGAACGATGTGCTCTACGTTGCCGACAGTGAATCGGGCTCAGTAAACCCGCCACATGGTGCCTGGACGCGCGGCATTCGCATTGGCAGTGCGCGCACTGGTGAGGTGACGGCCTTCATTCCCGACCCCGACATCAAGCCGCCCAGCACAAGCAGCGCTGAGGGCGTGGCGGTGGATGCGGCTGGGAACATTTACGGGGCCGAAGTTGGGCAGAAGGCACTGAAGCGGTACGAGAAAAAGCAATAGCTCCGAATTGAAACGATCAGTTCCGGGTTTTGAGTTAGCGTTGTGGGAATTGGGTGAGAGACCCATTACTCCAAACTCCAACTCAGAACCCGGAACTGATCAGTTTACTGGTGCTTATTGCCCGCGCGTTCCTTGCAGCTACTTCCGCGGCAACTTCAGCGCCACGAGGCTCGTGTTTTCTTCCGCGCCGGTGGCGAACACGATGTACTGCT contains the following coding sequences:
- a CDS encoding peptidyl-alpha-hydroxyglycine alpha-amidating lyase family protein yields the protein MRRLLLFAAFTTAPSLLVAQSSPTMPAVNDRPNPYRTVEGWAKLPEGRTWGSTSAVAIDKDGKSIWVAERCGVNNCANSTLPSVLKFDQNGKLTASFGSGMILSPHGIHVDKDGNVWVVDCACTLGAAQVPAGKGHQIHKFSPTGALLMSLGAPGGGRDTSFFWQPNAVITASNGDIYVAEGHSSRAGANARVLAFDKNGKLRKSWGSFGKGEGQLDQPHTLAIDSKGRLFIGDRGNDRILIVDKDFKILDTWYQFSRPSGMWIDKNDVLYVADSESGSVNPPHGAWTRGIRIGSARTGEVTAFIPDPDIKPPSTSSAEGVAVDAAGNIYGAEVGQKALKRYEKKQ